The Octopus sinensis unplaced genomic scaffold, ASM634580v1 Contig16612, whole genome shotgun sequence region tacactcatggagtggttggcgttaggaagggcacccagccgtagaaacattgccagatcagactgggcctgatgcagccttttggcttcacagacctcagttgaaccgtccaacccatgctagcatgaaaagcggacactaaatgatgatgatgatgatgatatatcatgatCTGTGTCTACTATCCACAGCAAGTCTCCATCGTCTCGTTTGAATATTTGTTAATACCAGGGAGATTTCAGTCATAATCGGCTTCGCTTGAGCTCGCACCCACGGCTTCCATACACTCTCTGTTGCTCTCCTATTCGACCCTGCATCGAAACGTTGTGTCACCAAGTTGCAGTGGAAGCGAGtctgttagtgttatttaatcctATACCCCTGATAATCGCTAATAATATTTGAATTTAGTTCAAGGAATTAGAACAGACCACCCATTTCGGTTCTGACTAAACATGCCGTGACTTTGAGTCAGGATTATAACGAGGAATGAGGATGTAACTAATACTAGTCTACAGTATTTGGGCTACTCCTAATTTTTCACAGATCAAGGTCAAGGATTGAATCGTTAGATTCTACACTCTCAACACTCCCTAGTGTAGTCACCCAACTCGCCCATTCTGGAGTTAAACTCCACCAATAAATGTTTGATTAATTTCAGGTTTAAAAGTAGTTAAACAGAAAGATAAACGTTAACTTTTGCAGTATTTACATCATATCACCTAACTATGTATAGGGGCTAGAAAACTTCTGATACATTACTGAAAGCATTCCCGGACGGCCTCATGAGCAGTACAGAACAGAAGTACAAAAGACGTCTAATTTAATTTCATTCGTGCTCTCTTTTCAAATCTACTCAGTCAAATGATTTATTCTaagatttcattaatatataattgGTTTAACTTTTGGAAACTGCATCGTTTTAATTGTATCGATACTGAATAAGATCCTGAGTGAGCTGAAATCATGGTCCTTCATTATCGGGAATAAATGTTCTTTCTACGGGTTATGACATCCAAAATTATTTTAGTGCAAagctagaaatatatattcttatgtatgaTTGCATAATTCATAAGCTCAATAGTGCGCTATCTATTTTCTACGGGGAAAATACTGACAGCAAAAGACATTTCCAAAAGAAATTTCCATACCACCACTAAATACCAGGTGCTAAACCATAGGAGATTACGAAGCAATTGGTCAAATTGTAGAATAACTTGTGATAACTAGAATTTgtattaaatttcaattattattgCACCGCAAAAAGTAAATTTGTGAGAAATTGAGAAGAAAACTGTTTAGTTTTGCAAAAAAAGCATTTCGATGTTATTGTGAAATCcagtaaatgaagaaaaaagaaatcagaaCCTCAAAGTGTTATATAATTTCCCCTGACAGCCAATAGGATAGGAGATGATTAAAGCAGCAGCGTGTAAGGGGAAAGCGTACTAACAAATTTCTTACCTTCAAAGGAAAGCATGCATGTACAGTTAAATCCACCATCGGTAGTTCCTCGACAAGTTCCACCGTTAAGACACGGGTTTGAATGACAAGGATTTACAGTTTCGCAATGTTCACCTGTAAAATCTGGCAAACACTGACAAACGCCGTTGTTTTTACAAAACCCGCCATTATAACATGTTGCATTTTGGCATGTTATTTCTTCCTGACAATAAAGACCAGTAAAGTTTTccaaacaaacacatacgtgtTGCTTGTAAATTACCAAACACTGACCACCGTTCAAGCAAATATCTTTATGACAGGCTAGTTCTATTTCACACATTTTCCCTACATAACCCTTTGGACATGAACAGGTATAGCTTCCACCATTCAATTTTAAACAGGTACCTCCATTATAACAACTATTTATCGTACATGGATCCCACTCATCACAGTGGATTCCTGAATACACCCCTGCGCATCGGCACTTGTAACCTGCAGGTGTGTCAAATGCCAAATGACACGAGCCATTATTCTTGCAAGGGGAAAATTGGCAACCAGATGCGTCCAAATCACAGAGGTCCCCCGTGTAACCGGCTTTACATTTACATCGGTATGCAATGTCCGATAACCTGACACACCCTGTCGATTTATTGGACGGGCATGTTGCCGAAATGCACGGGTCCCATAACTGGCATTGGCCCCCTATAGAACCATTCACGCACAGGCACTTGTATGTGTCGTTATCGTTCATGATACAGGTTCCACCGTTTTTGCAGGGTTTCAAGAGATAACATAAATCCCTCCTTTGACATTCTCCTCCAATAAAACCAGGTTTACACAAACAATGCTTTCCTGTAATATTGCTGATATGACATGTTCCTCCATTTTGACAATTAATAGCAATACAGGGATCGAGGTAAGAACAATTCCTACCCCTATATTTCGTTGGACATTTGCATTTATAGGAGTTTTTCTGTGTAGGAATACAAGTTCCATTATTATGACAAGGGTTATGTAAGCTACAAAAATTAAACACATCACACAGTGGTCCAGTGTAACCAGATTTACATTGACATTTAAAATCCTTTTCGGTAACTGCTATACACTTTCCATTTTTGCAAGGTTTCAAACCACATGGGTCCAATGAGTCACACACTTCACCGGAGTATCCTGGAGAGCAATCGCACTGAAAAGTGGCATTAGAACGTATTCTACACGCGGCGCCATTTTGGCACGGAATAGATGTGCATGGATTTGAGAACTCGCAAAACTCACCAACATATCCATCCGGACATTTACACTTGAATTCGTTGTGGGACGTCATCTTACAAGTGCCGTTGTTCAAGCAGACTTTGTGAGCACACGTATCTTCACCTTCACATGTTTCGCCTCGCCAGCCTCGAGTACAGTGGCAGGTGAAATTATTAGCTTTCGAAACACACGTTCCCCCATGAGCACATGGAGAGCGAATTAAACATTGGTCGAATTTGTCACAGTCCGGGCGCATATGAACTAAAAGGAAAGATGAAAAGAGAACAATATAAGCATCATGGATATTATAATAAAAGTGTTTTAAatataatgtattaatataatctttatatataaaagagaggttgtgtgctgtctgtctcctacgatttagattcctaactactcccacattttgtggtgcagtttaaccaaaaccgggtatcttatagtcgtgattcatatcgagcccttctgggtattagcgcgcgtctacgatgagtctacgatttaaaaaagaaattaccatcaatttttcccatttttaatgcatttttggcatatataagggaagtaactctctaaaaatttattattaaatctcagaacgtaaaaagctacagtaacacccccactttttccctctttttccatAGATATTGTATCCTTGCCTTCATTATCCAATGTCACCTTTTAAGACAATATGTTGTGATTTGACACAcacttaactgttatttctagtaagtggAGTGATCACGTCGAGGTTTCTTTCTCGGTTTGTAGATGTCCAAATTAGTAAAAAGGACAACCAGCTGAAAGATTAGCAGTTCGTCTCTTCTCCTGCATTGTGTTGGTGATCaaaatgtgaaggcgcatggcttagtggttagggcattcggctgacgattgtaaggtcgtgagttcgattcccggtgatgcgttgtgtccttgagcaagacactttatttcacgttgctccagtccactcagctggcaaaattgagttgtacctgtatttcaaagggccggccttgtcacactctgtgtcacgctgaatctccctgagaactacgttaagggtactcgtgtctatggattgctcagtcacttgcacgttaatatcacgagcaagctgttccgttgatcgtatcagctgggaccctcgtcgtcgtaaccgacggagtgctctttTGGTGATCAAAATATTTCTCTCGCATCAACTCACCTCAGTTCGTTCTAAGTAGgcacaagaaaataataaatttcatcGCTGTAAGAAGCAGAAGTATTGTGAAATTGTCGAGTTTTTCATTGACTTGCAATGCATTGTGCAAATTCCCTTCTTAAGTAAACAGATCAGCTTCTTACAACGTATATTTGTCTTCCATTCACTGGAGCTATACAGAAAATGGAGATCTGATAAATGGTGTGTAATGTTCGAAGTAAAAGCAACTTACCTGCTTGTCGCCATTGACTGTATGGACTAATTTCACTGAAGAATTTAGATTGCACTCTGTAGAAATAGGAATCATTGGCACTGTCACGCAACGGCGTATTGTAGCAGTGTTCGGTGCCACCGGAAACGGTGTTACGATGGTGGTATTTTTCGTTTCGAATTTCAATGTTGTACGTGTAATTAAGCTTGTGTACCGGGTTCTGCCAGCATATCTGCGATGTTTTCCCTTTCGTAATTGTACAAAAGGTTTCTAATTCTGCAACAGACGTTAAAAGAAGTGTTGTTGAAATATGTATGCACAAGATAATATTTCTATGTCGGTTATTACcgcttaatgtttgttttaatagTAGTATTTTTACGACACAGAAGATTATAAGTGGACTCCCCATcatacttacacagacacagacacacacacacacagtgacttGTATTCAAGTTCATAtttttccacacacatacacacaaatatatatatatgtatatatatatatatatatatatatatatatatatatatataattatatattatatatatatgttatataatgaaTGTCAACATTAGAGAACTTTGGAAGTCATTTATGATCTAAATCTGATTTTATAGAACTCCCTGAtgtttcatgagtgtagcctcacccccttagatttttggagaactcagatgtgtttttggctgatgagtacgagtcacttgtatttgctgcaatatttgcagccttaataaagctggtctcgtatgaaacaattgtaccgaaatactgatccattttttgttgctttttctttctctctctctctctctctctctctctctctcttatatatatatatatatatatatatatatatatatatattatatatatatattcaagcattTACAAATATaaccatacaaacatatatataggagagtgttTTACCGATTTTATTGCCCTCGGTACTTCATTTTATATaccatggaaggatgaaagaaaatgtCAACCAGAGCGGGATCTGAACTCGGAACTTAAAGGATCGTAAATGAATTTAATAAGGCATTTTACTCGACATTCTAACAACCTACTGCTTTGATGTTAATATtaattattctttctaatttttggctcaaggccagaaatCTTAAGGGTGGGGGAGGGGGAAGTCAGTTACATCGCGATTCCAGTgatcgactgatacttattttatcgacgccgaaaggctGACGGGTAAAGTCGACCAAAATGCCATTTGAACAAAGAACGTAAggtcggaagaaatactgctcagcaaTTGTCCGGCGTGCTACCAATTCTACTAGCTCGTCACCTTCATGCTATTACTAATTACAACTACCTATGACATTCGtacataatctataatatatatatatatatatatatatatatattatatatatatatatatatgtaatgtatgtatgtgtgtgtgtgtttatttcttttcttttttctttacttgttcagtcatttgaatgtggctatgctggagcaccgccttttagttgagcaaatcgaccccgggacttattctttgtaagcccagtacttattctatcggtctcttttgtcgaaccgctaagtgacggggacgtaaacacaccagcatcggttgtcaaacaatgctagggggacaaacacagacacacaaacctacacacacacacatataatacatatatacgacgggcttctttcagtttccgcctaccaaatccactcacaaggcattggtcggcccggggctatagcagaagacacttacccaagatgccacgcagtgggactgaacccggaaccatgtggttggtaaacaagctacttaccacacagccactcctgcgcctgtgtgtatatatatatatatgcatattataaattGCGTATGAATGTCATaactagttacacacacacacacacacaacacacacacacgtggaggcacatggtctagtggctagagcagcgggCTCGTGGTcgagagatcgtgggttcgaatctcagaccgggccttacgtgtgtttatgagcgaaacacctaccTCCACGCGGCTCGGGCAGAAGGAAATGGCGAACTtccgctgactctttcgccacaactttctctcactccttcctctTGCAtattgtagctcacctgcgacggcaATAGTTGTTTGTAAACCGTATTGTGGTTTTAGTTTaagttttacttttattatttgtctttttttctgttgcttCATCTTTAGTGATGGTCCTTTGGAAGGACATAGCTAGGCTCGTCAAATGGTGAAAGGAGGTGACTCACGATGCAAAGACAATGCTTGTAAACTACTTAATAAAATTGCTTCTTGCTAATTGGCGCTATTTCTCGAAAGAGACGAATACTTAACAAACGTCGGGATATGACTCACTGATTAATATTGTAGACTAAGACATActattacgcatatatatatatatacatatataaattatacacacacacacacatacatatatacatgtgtatatatttatatatatacgagtatatagggtaaagaccccttccggtcatgaatgaccatgggattgccacCTGGAGAGTTCCCCTTCGAGgtgcaagtccgggcaaggttgttcgTGGAAGACCACCACTCACCCATGTGTAccaccctcccctctccacgccactgatgttgtctAAGGgtaaagccgatacagcttggcaccagtcacgtcgcaacttatttctacagcagagtgaactggagcagcgtgaaataaagtgtcttgctcaagaacacagcacacagcccggtcctggaatcgaactgtcaacctcatgattgtgagccatacgccttcacacacaaacacacacacacacacacacacatacacaccacacacacacacacacacacacacacacttacgtatgtaatacatttacatacgatataaatatatacatcacttAATTGTTAGAGTATTCGGCTCATGgccgtaaggttgtgagttcgatttcaggcGGCGCGCTGTGTCTTTGGGTATGACACTATTTTTCACGCTGTTCCtatccactcagatggcaaaaatgagttgtacctgtaattgaaaTGCCAGTGATGTAACATTCTGTATCAGGCTGAATCACTGTGAGGACTACGCTtgaggtacgcgtgtctgtggagtgcttagccacacgcacgttaatttcacgagcagggccttccattgatcggatcgactggaacgCTCGTCGTTGTAACCACAGCgtcagtatgcatgtgtgtgttgtatatatataatatattatatatataaatataatatatatatatatatatacacatatgactaacgtatacgtatatacaacacaaacacacaccatatata contains the following coding sequences:
- the LOC115230871 gene encoding fibropellin-1-like codes for the protein MINKHSGEISTMTAIDKPVGHQFALNIRAAFKGNTFRDRQLLVDVVENNKEAPQFSKPLYSFLVFQFEKPGKTIGYLNATDDSKEDYNRQITYEIQEQKYPILSLDKHSGRLRLNDTLRLDLKDINFTVKVSDNGLPSKTAYALVNIKIVGLPELETFCTITKGKTSQICWQNPVHKLNYTYNIEIRNEKYHHRNTVSGGTEHCYNTPLRDSANDSYFYRVQSKFFSEISPYSQWRQAVHMRPDCDKFDQCLIRSPCAHGGTCVSKANNFTCHCTRGWRGETCEGEDTCAHKVCLNNGTCKMTSHNEFKCKCPDGYVGEFCEFSNPCTSIPCQNGAACRIRSNATFQCDCSPGYSGEVCDSLDPCGLKPCKNGKCIAVTEKDFKCQCKSGYTGPLCDVFNFCSLHNPCHNNGTCIPTQKNSYKCKCPTKYRGRNCSYLDPCIAINCQNGGTCHISNITGKHCLCKPGFIGGECQRRDLCYLLKPCKNGGTCIMNDNDTYKCLCVNGSIGGQCQLWDPCISATCPSNKSTGCVRLSDIAYRCKCKAGYTGDLCDLDASGCQFSPCKNNGSCHLAFDTPAGYKCRCAGVYSGIHCDEWDPCTINSCYNGGTCLKLNGGSYTCSCPKGYVGKMCEIELACHKDICLNGGQCLVIYKQHVCVCLENFTGLYCQEEITCQNATCYNGGFCKNNGVCQCLPDFTGEHCETVNPCHSNPCLNGGTCRGTTDGGFNCTCMLSFEGNLCQKKLSVCVRLKPCNNRSVCTPTPSGGFICNCKPQFSGENCTEE